The Glaciimonas sp. PCH181 genome contains the following window.
CCTGACGACTAAAAGCAGCAATTGGGTCGCGCTTCAAAAAATCAATCACATTCCGAATGAGCGTGCCATTCCTATCGGCACGGCCATCACCATTCCGGTAGCGCTGCTAGCGCAAGATCCTGCCAATGCAAAAATAATCGCTCTATCCGGCACGGTGAATGCAATGGCCGCCGATGGGAGCGCTATCGCATTGGCGGCCGGTACGCTGCTGTCGGAGGGCGCGCGCATTGAAACCGGTAAAAACAGTTTTCTGACGCTGGCACTGATCGATGAAACGCGGGTGGTGCTGCCGTCCAACAGTCAGGTAAAACTGACGCAGCTTCGCAGCGCGCGCTATACCAAAACGCCACTCACAGAAATTATGTTGATGCAGGGACGTGTCGATTCTTCTGTCACGCCGCTGAAAGAAAATAAGGGGCGCTTTGAGGTGCGCTCACCGCTGGCCGTCGCCGGCGTGCGCGGCACGCATTTCCTGGTAGAAGTGCGCAATAACACGATGGCAACCGATGTCTGGAAAGGCGGCGTTGCGATCACACAAAATGCCCATCCGACTGCGCTGACGTTACAAGGTGGTCAGGGAAATGTGACCCAGTCGCAAGGTGTCGGCAAGGCCGTTCAATTGCTACCGATGCCAGAAATAGCCGGCAATCCCGTGCTACAAGAAAGGCCAATCGTCCGGTTTAATGTGGTCCCTCTGCCCGGTGCAACAAGCTATCGCACCTGGGTTGTGGGCGATCAGGTTGCCGACCATATTCTTACCGAAATCGAGACCACTTCCACCGATATCAAAATCGATGGCCTGACTGACGGCAGCTATTCCGCCTACATCGCTCCACTCGACAACCACGGTTTGCAAGGCTTTCCCCATGTCATCCCGTTCACACTGAAAGCACGACCAGAGCCGCCTTTTGCTATCACTCCCAAGGGAAAAGACCGCAGCGCCGATCCTATCTTTAGCTGGGCCGAAACGCTGGATG
Protein-coding sequences here:
- a CDS encoding FecR domain-containing protein produces the protein MLSSLDNTTHTRKPSQLKQYRHFSSRHLFFFCSLFAGMHATVEAAPAIDTTAIQVAPSTIIYRARLGDTLSVIAANLTTKSSNWVALQKINHIPNERAIPIGTAITIPVALLAQDPANAKIIALSGTVNAMAADGSAIALAAGTLLSEGARIETGKNSFLTLALIDETRVVLPSNSQVKLTQLRSARYTKTPLTEIMLMQGRVDSSVTPLKENKGRFEVRSPLAVAGVRGTHFLVEVRNNTMATDVWKGGVAITQNAHPTALTLQGGQGNVTQSQGVGKAVQLLPMPEIAGNPVLQERPIVRFNVVPLPGATSYRTWVVGDQVADHILTEIETTSTDIKIDGLTDGSYSAYIAPLDNHGLQGFPHVIPFTLKARPEPPFAITPKGKDRSADPIFSWAETLDAKSYRFQIATDAMFSHPIVDEPALASPQYKPGKLPLGQYYWRVATTVERDGKPDHGPFGDVQTFALLPQLQLPEINPTGNTLAFRWQADADANQTFVTEIARDAAFTSLFLTQPTTTPEISIPNPPNGIYFVRVQATDADGYVSPFSAAQKIIIGSRWTTSDGALLLNTGGITPASY